In Coffea arabica cultivar ET-39 chromosome 9e, Coffea Arabica ET-39 HiFi, whole genome shotgun sequence, the genomic window AGACTACAAGCAATTAACGAAATTACCATGACAAAGCACTTTTTCCGTGCAGATATGAGATATGACTGTAATTTATccataacaataataatattaaatCACATAGGCCTCAGTTTTCAAAATCTTTCACACATCATTGATGCCTTTAACAGATATAGACAATAGATTGCCAACTAGCTGAAGTCAACCAGCAACAGTAATCATCATAGTAGCATGCAGCATTATTCTTTAAACCAACAGATTTTTGCTACCAATAACTCCTATACCATTACGGAGCAAGTTCAAGGCCCTATCAATCTTCTAGGTACTTAAATTACGATTCCTCCTcctattttttaaattcatacTATGTTGACAGCTTACTTGTAAGTTAATCAGTGATCCTAATAAACAACCAGAGAGTTGCAAAGAACTCAAATTTAGCATCTATCTCAACAATAGTAACCAGAAACAAATATTACAAGGGATTAATTTGCACAgattttaggaaagtttccttaCCTGAAAAACAATTATAGAAACTATTTTGAACTTCTAGGGAGAGAGTCCAGAGATACCATCGCAAATTAAATATAGACATCTCAAAAACATCTCTTAAGTGAACTTGAAAACACAGTCCCTGCAGGAAGCATGATTGCAAATATAATGGGAGCACAGAGGTTAAGGCATAATTCAGGGTAAAGCCTAGCTTAGGGCGCAACATTGTAGAGCACCTAACTCGTTTAACTACAGCTCATAACCAATTTCTTAGCATATTCTCACCCCTCCAAATGTAACAACATGTCCATTGACAAAATCTTTTCCACTTTTCCCCCATGACTACCATTGGTAAACACAGGTGCAGGCATTTAATGTCCTGCCATCATTTTTCAATTGACTATAAAAGTGCTAAAACAGAGGCGCAAAGGGTGATGAAAAATTCAAGAGTGTTTTCTGCAACTCCTGATACAGTAAGCAATTAGTCATTTAAGAGTAAAGTCAATCCATGAGCTTCTATGGATGGAAAGAAGTTCGATAAGCAGCCTTGTTCTCTACAAGCAGAAATGTTACTCCTGTTCCAACATTAATCAGTTACCTCCTAGGTCAAAACAGTACAACCATAGCATCCCAAGGTCATTCCTGACAATTCACAACATTTacaggaaagagaaaatttgataAACCCAGGTTTCATCAAATTAAAGAACAATACGCAAAACAGTGAGGCAAATGACAAGTTTCAGAACTGAATCAAAAACGATAAATAAATATGACTATAGTTTTTGCTGATGCCGAATTCTAGATGAAGCTAATTAGTTAACTTGACCATAAGTTTCTTTGTACCTCAAATACATACAGCTAGATaacaaatcaaaagcaaaaccaCAGCTTCATTCTCATCTTAAGGAGctccaaaatgaagaaaaagatgcGGTAGAATTTCAGTACAATTAGATAGACAAAGCAGTTTTCTTGCAGCTTTTTCAAATACTTCTACTATAGAGCAGTTTTTTAAATATCCTTTTCAGGCTCTAAGTTTGAAGACCATCAGTTGAAACATTAGGCATAATGTTTCCAAATTATATTATATCTACAGGCAGACCTTTGGAGCTCCTTATTTCTTAGTGAAAACAATCTGCATTGGAAGCTTTCAGAGCTTGATAGTCTAATTAAAAAACGATGAAGAAGTTGTTTCCAAACACGTACCGAATATTTAAgcgaagaagaaagaaaatcgAACAAAATGGAATACtttctcaaatttcaaattatgtGATAACTAACGCCCCAAAGCTATCCAATACGTGTCCGCATTCCACAGCACGTTCAATTTCCCACTCAAGATCAGATCTTTACAAACAGCAAACCacaaaatttcaattctttaAAGATTCCCACTTCCCCAATCTCAATCTGAAAGCCTAAACCCTctttttacactaaaaaaatcCAATAATCAGTACAATCAAATGAAATTAAATTCCTTCTAAAATCAGAACATCACTTCTCAATGCCGAGCAAACATACTCTATGGTCAAATTGAATATTGAAAAACTGCAAAGTAGATTGACAGAGAAGTACCGGGATatacttgaattgacgcttgGGGGGCTCGTCAACAGCTACGGCGTCGTCTTTATGCGAGCTCTTTGACTCCTCATTATTGTCACCGTTAGTCTTCCCATTCCCGTAACCATTGTTGCCGTTGAGGCTGGGAGTTATGGGCGTCCACTTGTACAGCAACAGGTGAGAGCCGTTATTTCCATTACCGGCACCGTTGGGCGCCGCCGTTTGGTGATGGTGGTGGTTGCTAGTATTGTTATTGTTTGGCGGCGTTAGGGGGATCCATTTTTTCTTCCACTTACGGACCGGACCGGTGAACACAGTAGCCGGGCCGTACCGCGTAGAGGACCGGCCGAGTCTTGCCCCTACTCCCTCCATTCACGGTGGCGGCGGAGACTCGTCGGCGATCCCTTTATTCCGCTTTGTCTAATTTGATTTACTTCGTAAACCAATAAAAataggaaattgcaattttGTCACGGTATTTTATTTTCGCTCTGCAAATATATAGTATATATATGGGATGGAGTTAATCTTTAATCCACCTCCTTTCCTATGGTAAGCAACTTTCCAAAACTAACCCTGTTCCCAATCCCgctcaaataaaataaaccacTACTAATTTTGCTACTATATCAAAGCCATCCAAGGCCACTTTGTTCCGAATAACAAATTGTAGTAAAACAATTACTTGTAACTTATATAGTACAATTATTGCAGTACAATAATATATTCCTGGCTAAAAACTATAACTCTAATCGAAACTTATAAAGCGGATTGTGAAAGCTTGCTTCTAGCTATTGGGATTTGGGAAGAATCAGACATTTTGTTTGGTCTGTGATTGCCTGGAGAAAAATTTTTGCGATTTTTCGATCACCCCTTTTATCTCACGTACATCAAATCAATCACCCCTTTTATATCACGTACATCAAATCAAATCGTTacagcatatatatattttttctattaaaaCTCGTGGAAATAGCAATTCAAAGATGAGATTAGGCACAATTACACAGAGGAGAGGCTAACTTTTGTACGAAAATGCTTTTCGCCAAGGCAGATGGAAAGCTTTTGACCTCCTTGTTTAGCTAAGGTGAGTTCGAGTTTTAACCGAACAAATTCGTGAGCAGTTGAATTAAGCTTGATACAATTCACGTGTGAGACTCGGTACACTTGTGGTTGAAGATATGCCGAACAAACGTGCGAATAGCTCAATCGATCTTCGATGTCATGTTCGAGACTTGTAAATTTGAGGTGAAGATGTATATTGTAAGGCAGAAAGGAAGTAATGGAATTGGTATTTTGTACAGAGGATTCTGCTCCACAGTCCATGCCCATTGCCCTATCTCAGTCCCCCAATAAAGGCATGCTGAGAAGAGAAGGACGTTGGgtgagaccaaaaaaaaaaaatacaaaaggtCACTCTGCTTAAAAAAGATGAACGGCCAAGATTTAACCCCCCATCGGCTTATAAGCTGAAGAAGCACACCCGAGACTTCTAGGGTTGGTGCGTAGTACTACAAAGTTTACAGCACCATCACCGCCCCTCCCACTTTGCCCGCACTCCATCCGCCTTCACATAAGCTCGTCCGTCCATTTATCCGCTAATTTGTTCACTTCTGGTAATCAATCCAGCTAAATAGTTGAAGGGTGAAAGTTGGATGAAGTGCCGTTTTGTACTCTCTGTTTATCCTTTCGTCTCTAGAAAACCTGCTGTAGTTAACTGCTGAGCTTTCGTCAGGAGGTTGGGAAAGTGTTTACCCCACCCAGCAAGAGGAGGGGGTGAAGACGAAAATGGCAATTATTTGGATTTTGCCGTTTCAAACACCCTTCTCTGACATCAATGCTTGAATTTGCATCTTCCAGGCTTGCTGCTCTGATTCCTTCAGCAGCATGCGTCAACGGGTGCCTACAATAAATATTTTCTTTCGGATTGATTTAAGTTGTACTCTGGCCCTAAAAGTTACTGCTCATAATTTTTAGTGCGATCTGAAATGCAATTATTTGGATGCAACTATGAGGGAAAGGATGGCAAGACTCAACTGAAATGACAAATGGGATTTTGATGGCAAATACAAGCTACCTAGGCACACGATCAAAGAAATCCCAAATTAAGCtgctctttttttgtttttatttcaacCTAAACTATATTAACATTAACAATAGTCATGAGTAAAGTGTCTTATTTGACAGAATGCCGTCTAACTTATTTGTTACTTGACAGAGGGTGCTGATGGGCAAATTGAACGTTTTCGATAGTTTGTCAGAATGGGCTGATTGAATCTTTCCAATAGTTTAGTGGGCTGGTTGACGGAAAACAAAAAAAGCTTAATGGTTTCTGTgagaatctggaaattcataaatattagaggtggcaatggggcggggaCGCTGACTTCTCCCGTCCCGTCCCGCTTCCCCGCggggttaaaaaaattttattatataatttattataattaaatttgagcaaataatcaagtactaaaatattaacatatcaccaaattattattcattgtaacttcacaattaaaactcataaaaataattaaacaaaagttatttaaatacaatctaatatgataaaaaaaatataactaaaataatcaagttttcacttttgatacaaatacaatcactaaattattattgtattttttttagaaaaaaatgttattgtatttagtgtagttaggaatttaatataaatgtattaataaatttagtataaataattaataatttttattaataaacatatataattagtaatataattgataataccattattatataattatgtacatatatatatatattgtttcaAGCGGGTGGCGGGGCAGGGATTGGGGCGGGGAATATACCCCCGTCCCACGCCCCGGCCACAACCCCGCCCGTTACTCGCCCCATTGTCACCCCTAATAACTATATAAAAAACTACTTTTTTggacttttattttgaattgaaGAAAAGCGGATTCTCTTATATGCCTCCAAAATCAATAATATtggtctttttatttttatttttctcttacatGGGTCTTTTTTTGAGAAGATGAAAAGCTTAAATAACTGCACTATTTCCAGTCCTCGACTGACTAGAAAATGAAAGCTGCGACAAATGATACCATCCTTTGACTAGAAAATCAAAAGTTGCCATCAGTGGTACCAATTTGTTTGTGCTTGATCGCTATTGAGTTTAGAACCcctaatctttgactaatggctCTTTGGATTTCAGCATAATGGCATTCATCAGTCGCTCTTGTACGACTACGCAAACTTTCTTGGTCCAACACAAGCGTTTGAAAACTACTGATTTTGGCTCAGCGGCCATCAAAAATTAATCCTTCTTAGACTAGTCCTTTTTGGGCtgtaatttgaaagtttaaacctcatttgaagtaaaaaaaattcaaaagagataTCAAAACACTCTTTTAAtctaattaaatttaaatagctcctaatttcttgtataatttttttataggtaaattaaattatacaaatgttatgATAGTACGAAACAAGCGTTTGGATGACCCGGAGATGTACAAAAGTGGCTGCAGTTTTCAATAGCTGCAAAGCCACATGGAAAAAGTACATAGCAGAGTGCAGACATGTACTGCAAGGGAAAAAAACTTAACAAACAAGTCTATATATAGGCTTTGATTGCTCAGCAGCCAAATGAGGCGATCAGAAAACTAGTAATATAATGCAAGAGATTTATGGAGGAGTAGAGGGAATCTTGCTCCAGTAGCCCTCCAAAGCAATCGAACTAATTCCAAGAAATCAAAGCTTATCCTATGCAGGCCTAGACTATCGTCTCAAAAAAGCAGCAGCCATTTGTTGGGCAAATTTTGTTCACACAAATTGGCCAACTTTGTGAATTGTTAACCTACGATAGTACGCTGTTGCCGTTCAACTCCGCAGCCAAGTTGCCTACTCTGAAACCACCAACACATTTAGTAGAGAAATGTTCTCTGCAGGGGAAAGAAATCGTTGGCACGGGCACAAAACCAACTGATCTCTTCCTTCTTCTCAAGTCGTCCTCGTCAGAATCAAATGCTTTTTGAGCTGGAGAAAGTTCATTGGTTGTTCTTTTATAAGAGCCGAACCATTTTGCTTGCATGTAACCTAATCTCCTCCATGGTGGCAAATGAATGTCAATTTTCTTCATGGATTTCTTAATGGCACTGCACATTAATCTTGTCACCTGCTTGAGCTCATCTTCTTTGCCAACAAATATTTGAGGGAAAATGTTGAGTAAGGATGTATAGCGCCCGGTTGGCTTGGCTATCGCGAACTCTTTAGCTAGAGCAACTTCAACAAAGTACCTAGTTCCAGCCACATAAACATCAATATATTCGTAATCCCcagaagggcagtggccaactTTTTCCCACTTGGATTTGCAAAAGCCTGTAGAAAAAATCGAGTTCAAGAAATTAGACAACGAGTAAACAGTCCACGTGATGCAACTAGTGTTTTAGGCATTCGCCTTATATGGTCATAACAGTGGCAGCAATGTGATGAACCAATAGCGTAAAGTATTAAAAACATTTGCCTAATTTTTACTACTGCAAAAATTAATATACCCACATCACGTCCCCTATCTTGCATACCCGATCAAGTTTATATTTGTTtcccaaagaaaagaaaaaggaatccaAACAAGAACAAGACTTTCGTTCTCTATTTTCcctccaacaaaaaaaaaaggttgattaGTTATTCTTGCTTGCATCAAAAGAATTTTGCATGTATACCAGGAAAATAGAGAACAAAAAGCCTGTATATGCTCATGGATGCTGCATCTCATCAGCAAAACTGGGCTAAAATTTTGTATGTAGAGTCCTACTATA contains:
- the LOC113710727 gene encoding uncharacterized protein yields the protein MARIPVRFKRVVAAFDEEARARLYESSGSEHSAETCTDLSHLVNSFLENEEGLGDPRGIDQMNDGAEDSDESSERNCSDSDIKDSLKRLLNCQVDEVKRQIHTAVEKASREVVGAHGSSTVDFKRRLMVRLRDRGLDAGFCKSKWEKVGHCPSGDYEYIDVYVAGTRYFVEVALAKEFAIAKPTGRYTSLLNIFPQIFVGKEDELKQVTRLMCSAIKKSMKKIDIHLPPWRRLGYMQAKWFGSYKRTTNELSPAQKAFDSDEDDLRRRKRSVGFVPVPTISFPCREHFSTKCVGGFRVGNLAAELNGNSVLS
- the LOC113709683 gene encoding uncharacterized protein; its protein translation is MEGVGARLGRSSTRYGPATVFTGPVRKWKKKWIPLTPPNNNNTSNHHHHQTAAPNGAGNGNNGSHLLLYKWTPITPSLNGNNGYGNGKTNGDNNEESKSSHKDDAVAVDEPPKRQFKYIPVAVLEEQKNEVSEQVEDEVKPMETDTDGMEPTSKNDGFDEKPDINDVPAEECQASDNDPVGRQDLNESTLDLSLGLKAHDGENDSDAKVEQNKDG